The Longimicrobium sp. genome contains a region encoding:
- a CDS encoding tetratricopeptide repeat protein, translating to MKTSRNKAAALRVPRRWRTPPPLTRGAESLEGMEILREVGGEVGVLLWQAYRNVMFWSTTDEGERGHLFSPRAGERRRAELDDARVPAELAGALDAVAAMLAAPDGTGGSDVADACTAIARWAEEQGHMNTALAYTQAASVASPRNARLALAVGQLARRRAELARAETWFRHTIMVARQIGDWEAYSRAYIALGNMFVARGNFPGAHRMHIKALRAARRKGMPQIQGMALHDLFVIADETGRDEQAEEYARQAFRAYGPTHPSLPSLAHDVAYFWMQRGHFQRAMEVFHALEAHLSTPRERLVLISNLARAAAGVSNRDLFRRAWTQVYRLSKESELQTVVPNALLELAFGAASLSEWDRAEQAGQESLELAQKFGQGKTRFRAEALLDSIRSGRAAQERVTVGRASPKGDALATDFVRSLGGMPAGAGV from the coding sequence ATGAAGACTTCCAGAAATAAGGCGGCGGCTCTGCGCGTCCCCCGCCGGTGGCGCACGCCGCCGCCGCTCACCCGCGGCGCGGAGTCGCTGGAGGGGATGGAAATCCTCCGCGAAGTCGGCGGCGAGGTCGGCGTGCTGCTGTGGCAGGCGTACCGCAACGTGATGTTCTGGTCCACCACCGACGAGGGCGAGCGCGGCCACCTGTTCTCGCCGCGCGCCGGCGAGCGGCGGCGGGCGGAGCTGGACGACGCGCGGGTTCCGGCGGAGCTCGCGGGCGCGCTCGACGCCGTGGCGGCCATGCTGGCGGCGCCCGACGGCACCGGCGGCAGCGACGTCGCCGACGCGTGCACCGCGATCGCGCGCTGGGCCGAGGAACAGGGCCACATGAACACGGCCCTGGCGTACACGCAAGCCGCGTCGGTGGCGTCGCCGCGCAACGCGCGCCTGGCCCTGGCGGTGGGGCAGCTCGCCCGTCGCCGCGCCGAGCTGGCCCGCGCCGAGACCTGGTTCCGCCACACCATCATGGTGGCGCGCCAGATCGGCGACTGGGAAGCGTACTCGCGCGCGTACATCGCGCTGGGCAACATGTTTGTGGCGCGCGGCAACTTCCCGGGCGCGCACCGCATGCACATCAAGGCGCTGCGGGCGGCACGCCGCAAGGGCATGCCCCAGATCCAGGGCATGGCGCTGCACGACCTGTTCGTGATCGCGGACGAAACGGGCCGCGACGAGCAGGCCGAGGAGTACGCCCGCCAGGCGTTCCGGGCGTACGGACCGACACACCCGTCGCTCCCTTCGCTCGCCCACGACGTCGCGTACTTCTGGATGCAGCGGGGGCACTTCCAGCGGGCGATGGAGGTCTTCCATGCCTTGGAAGCGCACCTGAGCACGCCTCGCGAGCGCCTGGTGCTCATCTCGAACCTTGCGCGCGCGGCCGCTGGCGTCTCCAACCGGGACCTGTTCCGGCGGGCCTGGACCCAGGTGTACCGCCTCTCGAAGGAGTCGGAACTGCAGACGGTGGTTCCCAATGCCTTGCTGGAACTCGCCTTTGGTGCGGCGAGCCTCAGCGAGTGGGACCGTGCCGAACAGGCTGGCCAGGAGTCGTTGGAGCTGGCGCAGAAGTTTGGGCAGGGCAAGACCCGCTTCCGTGCCGAAGCGTTGCTCGACTCGATTCGGTCGGGCCGGGCCGCCCAGGAGCGTGTGACGGTCGGGCGTGCTTCCCCGAAGGGCGATGCGCTCGCGACGGACTTCGTACGCAGCCTGGGCGGGATGCCGGCGGGCGCGGGCGTCTGA
- a CDS encoding AAA family ATPase: MSQPALRPELEMSLHLAVMDAARRGHAYAGLEHLLMALLHDDDTAGAVRRAGADVERLRARLERFLSEQIQTGAEPRDTSSPTLAFRRVVQEAVLQVYRSGRDEVTGAHVLVAMFDEDDSFAVHFLAEQGVDKLSLMRTASDGPAPDGDHTVPAGVDGDEAEPARDALARFATSLNRQAADGRLDPVIGRDKEITRAIHVLARRRKNNPLFVGDPGVGKTALAEGLALRIHRGEVPAPLRDAEIFALDVGALLAGTRYRGDFEERLKAVLRELESRPGAVLFIDEIHTLVGAGSTSGGAMDASNLLKPALAAGLRCMGSTTWDELRSHFEKDRALARRFQKVEVAEPSVDDTVLILEGLRPRYEEFHGVRYTPEAVRAAAELSARHLHDRRLPDKAIDLLDEAGADVRLAGPEPDAAAGREDDARPEVGVEVVERILSAMANVPPRTVAGSDRERLRTLQAELQARVFGQDQAIGQLASAIKLARAGLRDPRKPVGSFLFTGPTGVGKTEVARSLAEVMGVELIRFDMSEYMEHHTVSRLIGAPPGYVGFDQAGLLTEAVTRAPHSVVLLDEIEKAHSDVFNLLLQVMDYGRLTDNNGRQADFRNVVLIMTSNVGAEEISRRRPGFGAGPAGPGDDDRAFERTFPPEFRNRLDARIAFAPLSPGVMERIVDRLVRELADRLADRRVGLEVSPAARAWLAENGYDPLNGARPLGRLLQDRVALPLSEELLFGALENGGAARVDAAGGELSIQYS; this comes from the coding sequence ATGTCACAGCCGGCGCTGCGCCCCGAACTGGAGATGAGCCTGCACCTGGCCGTGATGGACGCGGCCCGGCGCGGGCACGCGTACGCGGGGCTGGAGCACCTGCTGATGGCGCTGCTCCACGACGACGACACCGCCGGCGCCGTCCGCCGCGCGGGCGCCGACGTCGAGCGGCTGCGGGCGCGGCTGGAGCGCTTCCTTTCCGAGCAGATCCAGACGGGCGCCGAGCCGCGCGACACCAGCTCGCCCACGCTGGCCTTCCGGCGCGTCGTCCAGGAAGCCGTGCTGCAGGTGTACCGCTCCGGGCGCGACGAGGTGACCGGCGCGCACGTCCTGGTCGCCATGTTCGACGAGGACGACAGCTTCGCCGTGCACTTCCTGGCGGAGCAGGGCGTCGACAAGCTGTCGCTGATGCGCACCGCGTCCGACGGCCCGGCGCCGGACGGGGACCACACCGTCCCCGCGGGAGTGGACGGCGACGAAGCCGAGCCCGCCCGCGATGCGCTCGCGAGGTTCGCCACCTCGCTCAACCGCCAGGCGGCGGACGGGCGGCTGGACCCGGTCATCGGGCGCGACAAGGAGATCACCCGCGCCATCCACGTCCTGGCGCGCCGCCGCAAGAACAACCCGCTCTTCGTCGGCGACCCCGGGGTGGGGAAGACGGCGCTCGCCGAGGGATTGGCGCTGCGCATCCACCGCGGCGAGGTGCCCGCGCCCCTGCGCGACGCCGAGATCTTTGCGCTGGACGTGGGCGCCCTGCTGGCCGGCACCCGCTACCGGGGCGATTTCGAGGAGCGGCTGAAGGCCGTGCTGCGCGAGCTGGAATCCCGCCCGGGCGCGGTGCTGTTCATCGACGAGATCCACACGCTCGTCGGCGCGGGCAGCACCAGCGGGGGCGCCATGGATGCCTCCAACCTGCTGAAGCCTGCGCTGGCCGCCGGGCTGCGCTGCATGGGCTCCACCACCTGGGACGAGCTGCGCTCGCACTTCGAAAAGGACCGCGCCCTCGCCCGCCGCTTCCAGAAGGTGGAAGTCGCCGAGCCCTCGGTGGACGACACCGTCCTGATCCTCGAGGGGCTGCGGCCGCGCTACGAGGAGTTCCACGGCGTGCGCTACACCCCGGAGGCCGTCCGCGCCGCCGCGGAGCTTTCGGCCCGCCACCTTCACGATCGCCGGCTCCCCGACAAGGCCATCGACCTGCTGGACGAGGCCGGTGCGGACGTGCGCCTGGCCGGCCCGGAGCCCGATGCCGCCGCCGGCCGGGAGGACGATGCGCGGCCGGAAGTGGGCGTCGAGGTGGTGGAGCGCATCCTCTCCGCGATGGCCAACGTGCCGCCGCGCACCGTCGCGGGGAGCGACCGGGAGCGCCTGCGCACGCTACAGGCGGAGCTGCAGGCGCGCGTCTTCGGCCAGGATCAGGCGATCGGGCAGCTCGCCTCGGCCATCAAGCTGGCCCGCGCCGGGCTGCGCGATCCGCGCAAGCCGGTGGGCTCGTTCCTGTTCACCGGGCCGACGGGGGTGGGGAAGACCGAGGTGGCGCGTTCCCTGGCCGAGGTGATGGGCGTGGAGCTCATCCGCTTCGACATGAGCGAGTACATGGAGCACCACACCGTGTCGAGGCTGATCGGGGCGCCGCCCGGGTACGTGGGCTTCGACCAGGCCGGGCTGCTGACCGAGGCCGTCACGCGCGCGCCGCACTCGGTGGTGCTGCTGGACGAGATCGAAAAGGCGCACTCCGACGTGTTCAACCTGCTGCTGCAGGTAATGGACTACGGCAGGCTGACCGACAACAACGGGCGGCAGGCCGACTTCCGCAACGTGGTGCTGATCATGACCAGCAACGTGGGCGCGGAGGAAATCAGCCGCCGGCGGCCGGGGTTCGGGGCCGGCCCCGCCGGCCCAGGCGACGACGACCGGGCCTTCGAGCGCACGTTTCCGCCGGAGTTCCGCAACCGCCTGGACGCGCGGATCGCGTTCGCGCCGCTCTCGCCGGGGGTGATGGAGCGGATCGTCGACCGGCTCGTGCGGGAGCTGGCCGATCGCCTGGCGGATCGGCGGGTTGGGCTGGAGGTGTCGCCGGCGGCGCGGGCCTGGCTGGCGGAAAACGGATACGATCCGCTCAACGGCGCTCGTCCGCTGGGCCGGCTGCTGCAGGACCGCGTGGCCCTCCCGCTTTCCGAGGAACTGCTGTTTGGCGCCCTGGAAAACGGCGGTGCCGCCCGGGTGGACGCCGCCGGGGGAGAGCTGTCCATCCAGTATTCCTGA
- a CDS encoding ATP-dependent Clp protease adaptor ClpS, which yields MARHPMEPDHGEREDVALQERTHTQPPRMYRVLVHNDDYTTMEFVIEVLVRWFDKAEPEAMRVMLQVHHMGAGVAGVYTRDEAETRVAEVTAEARGRGFPLLLTMEPE from the coding sequence ATGGCGCGGCACCCGATGGAGCCGGACCACGGGGAGCGCGAAGACGTCGCCCTTCAGGAGCGCACCCATACGCAGCCGCCGCGCATGTACCGCGTGCTGGTGCACAACGACGACTACACCACGATGGAGTTCGTCATCGAGGTGCTGGTGCGCTGGTTCGACAAGGCCGAGCCCGAGGCCATGCGCGTGATGCTGCAGGTGCACCACATGGGCGCGGGAGTGGCGGGTGTCTACACGCGCGACGAAGCCGAGACACGCGTCGCCGAAGTCACGGCCGAGGCTCGCGGCCGCGGCTTTCCGCTGCTGCTTACGATGGAACCGGAGTAG